The following DNA comes from Eubalaena glacialis isolate mEubGla1 chromosome 1, mEubGla1.1.hap2.+ XY, whole genome shotgun sequence.
TAGCTATGGAACAAGCAGGTGGGCTTGGCagggggaaaggtgattggaggCAGGAAAAACGTGAGGTAACTGGTGTTCTGCACAGGTGTATTTGGGTTACATGCTTCTGCCTATTCAAAAATACAGGCACTTATCGTGATCTGAGGGTAAAGTTTTCCAGTCCTCTGACGTCAAAAGGCCATTCATCATACACCTCTGCAGGCCCAGTTTTAGGGTTGGTGGTCCCAACCAGCCTTAGCTGGCTTGCACTGGACAAGaactgactccaagttcctgtaAGACAGTCGGGTTACGTGAAGCTGGGAAGGTATgcaattaaagaggaaaaaagggaaagacagaaaaaataactAAAGCAAGCTTAGTCAGTGAAGGCAGCTTACAAGCACAGGGGTTTTTACAAGCTGTTTCCCTGTCTGTTGCTCTGAAAGACAAGCTCAAGAATTCCTCTGAGCTAGCCATCAGCTTTCATTAACTCTATGGGGTACGGTTCCACAAGAAGATGAGCAGATGTTTGGTAATTAGGTGTTTGCCCTGCCATATAGATGGTGCCGCTTAGATAAAATTTACCTCTGGGAATAACTCTTTCTCTGGGAAAAATCCCCAATTTAAATTCTTGTAGTTAGTTAAGGGAGGAGCAGTAGTTTCTCTCAAGCCCACAGGGTCTCTactgcctttagctcaaaataaccCACTTGCCAAAGTAGCACATCTTGGGGAGGTCTGTTCTGAACCCTACACTTGTAacttaacttccctgagcctcagtctcaacctctgtgaaatggggacaataaCACCTACCCCATGGCGCTGTATGAGGATCCCATGAGGTGATGCGTGTGGAGTGCTGGCATAGGGCCTGACCCAGGGGAAGCCCCGGTCAGTGCCAGTTCTTGTCagtcacacagagacacacagacacaaagacTACTCACGTGGTTACGTAAGAGGATGAGGCCAGTACTGAACCCAAGTTCCGCTGCTTGCCACTCAAAAGGCCAATACTAGGGGGACAAGTGTTGGTGGGAAAGGAACATCTGCTTGATTCAGCAGTCTTCATCTGGCAGGGGTCGGCTTCCTGTAAAAAGAACTTAGGAACGTGTGTCAAGCCTTTATCTGTGTcttcagggaactgggagttcgGTGCCTCTGCTCTGTGGCTGGTCTGTCATCTAAACTGTTACCAGTTTCCCAGCACAACAGCTAGTCTttgtttttacatcttcatgtttccTAACCATTAACTCTTGAGGCAGCCTTCTGAgtctcaggggaggcctgggagactaaagcttcgctacaaacaagaggcaggtggaggacatgggttggggcgggtgggggggcggggaggtctgtcccaggaaggccccacaggACCCTGCTTGGTTACAGTTACACTCACACACCGCAGAGCCACAAACACTGAAGCCCAAAGCCACAGCAagttcacacacaaacacacacagaggcgCACAGATCTGAGGGTCCCAGGCAGCTGCCCTGTCCAGGCTCTGGCTCAGCCTCAGCCCCAACCTCACCCTCTCGCCCCAGACAGAAGCCATCTGGCTGGAGCTGGGTCTGACCCACTCTTCTGAGAGAGCTGGCGACATCAAAGGGAGCCCTTTAAGCCCCTTTCCACTTTGCTATGCTGGTGGAGGGGTCCCTGCCTTGGTTCCTGCAGACACTCTGgagtccccagccccaggcatgAAACCCTACCGCCCACTCCTTTATTTTTTGATCTGGCGGAGTAGAGGTAGGAGGTAGAGCCAGGAAAGGATTTTTCATCTGTAATCCACAAAGACACAGACACAACCACCGGAGACACAAGCAGACAGGACATAAAAGCACCTGCATTATGCTTATAGGCCACAGCTCTCTGCCTggcagggaggggacccagcACCCTCTCAGATCCAAATCCACTGACTCCAAATTCAGGgctttttactttattcatttaGCACTAtctccaccaccatccccatccccactgtgaccaccatcaccaccatcatcacgaTTATTACtgcaatcaccaccaccaccagcaacaaCAGCATtgccatcaccactatcaccatcatacccgccatcaccaccaccatcaccaccattagcaccatcctcaccaccaccatTATCACCCTATTATAGCCACCACCACTGCCATCACTACATCATCATACCATCCTTGTCTGAACAGACAGAGGAGCcctcttggatcctgacacagcaTGGAGGAAAGACCCAATGAGAAGGGCAGAAGGAGGGCGACATGCTTCCTAGGAGCCCAGGGGACAAGGTCCAGAAGCTCAGGCCTCTGCAGCAGCCCTAGTTTCTCCCAAACTTCAACCCTGCTGGAGACAGTGTCTTCCCGGCCGAGTCTGAgcctccttccctgccctcctcccaacCCACAGAGAACTGGTCCCCATGAGGCATGGTCCTCCTGGTTTCCCAGTGCCAGAGCCAGCCGTGGAGAGAGAGAAACCCagcaggggcggggcagggaggggcgGCACCCTGGCTGCACCCACGGGATTGGCCAACCTGTGCCCTCTCGGCCAACACCTGACTTAGAAGGTTCCTCAACGAGACAGTGGCCTCAGCCTCCGCCCTGAGCTCTGCCCATCTCAGCCATGAGACAGGCACCCAGTGGGCAGAGTGGGCCTCAGGGGCCATCCTGAGGCAGCGGTGAGCTGGGAGGAGGCCAGCAGGCCCCGTGCGGGGCACCATGGACAAGTTCCGGATGATCTTCCAGTTCCTGCAGTCCAACCAGGAGCCCTTCATGAACGGCATCTGCAGCATCATGGCCCTGGCAGCGCCCAGATGTACTCCGCCTTCGACTTCAACTGCCCCTGCCTGCCGGGCTGCAACGTGGCCTACAGCGCCGGCATTCTGCTGGCGCCACCACTGGTGCCCTTTCTGCTCGGTCTGGTCATGAACAACAACGTGTCCATGCCGGCTGAAGAGTGGAAGCAGCCACCGGGCCGCCGGGCCAAGGACCCCGCCGTGCTGCGCTACACGTTCTGCTCCATGGCTCAGCGCGCCCTCATCGCACCCGTCGTCTGGGTGGCCGTCACACTGCTGGATGGCAAGTGCTTCCCCTGTGCCTTCTGCACTGCTGTGCCCGTGACCATGCTGGGCAACGGCAGCCTGGCCCCCTGCCTGCCCCCGCCCGAGCTCGCCCGCCTGCTGGCCCGGGTGCCCTGCCCCGAGGTCTGTGACGGCGACTGGCTGCTGGCCCACGAGGTGGCCGTGCGCTACTTGCGCTGCATCTCGCAGGTAAGGGGCCAGATGGCCTTGGGCTGAGTCTCCCCTCACAGACCGGGTCCCTCGGAAAGGACCCCATCCCCCATCTCGAAATGGGGCTTCCTCAGGACGTGGTCATGTTTCCCCAAATAGATGTGGGCCCCCAGCCAGGGCTGGGTCTCCCTCCTCAGACGGACCTCCATGGGGCAGGGGCATATTTCCCCAAAGGATGCCAGGGCCTCCGAACGCAGAACCATGTGTCTTCCCTCAGGTCAGTGCCACCTGCGGAAGGAGCACTGTGCCCTGTGCTGAGGTCCCCAGAGGGGACCCAACTGCTCAGCCAGCCCCTCATCCTCCACCCTGAGCTCCAGTTTGGAAATCTGGGGGAATTTGCATCCATTTCCTCTTCCAGGCTGGGGCAGTGGTGAGGCCAGTGTGTGGCCGGGCCATTTGGGTACATTTCCCTGGCAAATGTCCCCAGCTGGCGCTCCCTGCTCAGGGAGTGGGAGCTGAGGGGCCggtgcccctgggagggaggcCTGAGTGAGGGGGACACACTGTTGGGATGTGCCCcaaaggaagggatggaggacCCACTGATGGGGAAATCTAGAGCTCAGGTCCCTCAGCCTTGCTCCCACGCGCTCTGCCCCTCTGGACCCTCAACCGTCTGAGCCCCTCAGACCTCCTCTGCAGTTATTGTGCGTGGGGAGGAAGACCCAGGCAGGGACCCAGGCTgtcagggaggggacagggggcTGGGCCTGCCCTGCAAGCCTGGAGAAACATGCACACTCTGCTCCCGCGAATCCAGACACCCCCGCTCCCCCTCCAGCCTGGACTCTCCCCTGTGGGCTTGCATCGCCACCAGGCACCCATGTGAACCTCACGCTCCGAGCGTACAGTCTGAACTCTGCTTCCCTCCCAGCCTGCACCTCCTCTCCTGTGGGTACTTGTCCATCATCCCGGGCCTCAGTGCCTGGGGCAGCTGTCCCTCCACCTGACCTTTAAACCATCAACTCATAAACTAAAAGGGCCCCCAGAGGGCAGGCTGCCTGGCCTATAGACATGTTTCATTTGGCCTTCAGGGGTTGAATTCGAAATTCAATTTTAGAATTAGTTGGCATCATCTAAAACCCAGAAATTTTCACATGAAAATGAGATTTTCCAGCTTTACTTGAAACTTCAGGAGATTCAGCCGAGCAGGGCCCACATTTCCTCATCCAGCACATGCTCTGCAGCTCCCCACCTGAGGACTACTCTGCCATAACCCACTGACCCCACTACAGGCATTTGGTTTGCCCTGCTTCCCCATCCTGATCTGGCCGAATGCTTCTCTGTGCAACTGGGGTTGACCCTGAAGCTCAAACTGGGGGAGCAGCCTTCCCCACAGTGAGTTACTGGAAGAACAGAACTAGCACCCAAGCATCCGGGGCTCTTCGGCATGGAGTTTGAGCAATTGTCCAGTTTGTCTCTGTGACCCCTGAGCCCAGCTCAGAGCCCACACAGAGGAGGCGCTGACTGAGTGCTGCTGCCTGAAAGGCAGACACTAGCAGGACCCGGAGGAGAGATACAGGACTCAGAGGAGGAAGCGTCACTATGGGAGGTCAaagaaggcttcctgaaggaagaGGCATGGTTACTGAGGGCTGGTTGGCCTAATAAGAGTGGCTAACAGTTACTGAACACTAActaggtaccaggcactgtgctaagtttaTTATCACATTTAGTCCTCAGAACAACCCAATGGGATAGGTACTATCAACAGCCCCATTTTGCGGGTGGGAGATACTTTGCTCCTAGTCAACCGTTAAGGAcaggcatacttcattttattgcacttcactttattagGCTTTGTAGACATTGAATTTTTCACAAGTTGAAGTttcgtggcaaccctgcatcgagcaagtctattggctccatttttccaacagctttTGCTCACCTcgggtctctgtgtcacattttgttaattctcataatatttcaaatttttcattattatattgttatggtgatctgtgatcaatgatctttgatgttactactataactcactgaaggctcaaatgatggttagcattttgtagcaataaagtattttttaattcaggTATGTATATGGTTTTTtacacataatgctattgcacacttaatagactacagtatagtatagacataacttttatatgcattgggcAACCAAAAActtcgtgtgactcactttattgcaatacttGCTTTATTGTAATGGCCTGGAGCAGAACCCACCATATCTCTGGGATACGCCTGTAGTGGAGACAGGCAAACCCATGCAGCTTATTTCCAGGGTCTGCCCAGCTAACTCCTGTGTACTGAGTGCCAGGCCTACATACAGGGCATTTTACTCACGTGGTCTCATTTCCATGAGATGGGTACgtatatgcccattttacagaacagGAACTGGAGGCCAAGAGGTGCTCTTTGTTGTCAGTGCTCTTTTCCCTAAAGGCCCTGACATGGAGTGTGCTTTGGGGGGTTGGACAGGTTTGGGAGGCTAGAGGGCAGTGCCCGGCtgactctctcttctctcccctgcAGGCACTGGGCTGGTCCTTCGTGCTGCTGACCACACTGCTGGCATTCGTCGTGCGCTCTGTGCGGCCCTGCTTCACTCAGGCCACCTTCCTCAAAAGCAAGTACTGGTCCCACTACATCGACATTGAGCACAAGCTCTTCGATGAGACATGCACGGAGCACGCAAAGGCCTTTGCCAAGGTCTGTATCCAGCAGTTCTTCAAGGCCATGATCCATGACCTGGAGCTGGGTCACGGCCATGGGGCGTTGGCTGCAGTCCCTGCTGGCTCGGCTGCCCCCACTGCCACAGACGGTGCCAACGAGAAGAGGGAGAAGCTGCGCGGCATCACCGATCAAGGCACCACGAACAGGCTGCTCACGCGCTGGTACGAGTGCAAGCCGCCCCTGAGGCTGAGCCAGGAGGAGCCACTGGTGGGCAAtggctgggctgggggcgggtCCTGGCCTTCACGCAAGGAGGTGGCCACCTACTTCAGCAAAGTGTGAGCCACAGCCAGGTGAAGAGGCAGGAATGCGGGTCTGAGGCCACAGCTCCTCAGACCCCCAAACCAGATGGAGAAATGAAGGCTGCAAGTGCTGGCAGTAGGCCCCAGAGCACTCACCTCGTGCCCAGGCACTCACCTGCCCATTTGGGGCAGGAAATTTGGAGCTGGAAGGGGACCTCACTCCTCCAACTGCGACACTACCCTGGGTGGCCCTGGAGTAATAGGGCCATGAGCAGTATTAGTCAGAAGGGTTCAGAACTGGCTTGGGGGGACAAGCTCCTAcctgcccagcccctcccaggccaCTCCACCCCTGGTTCACTATCTCCTTTCAGGTCCTACGAGCATCCTTGCCCCAGCATCCACTCATCTGTGATTTTTTAGGATCTGTGTTCCCTTATGCTCAAGGCTCAGGGAGTGGGAGGGTGTCCAGCCATCTCATGAAGCAGGAATCCTCTGATTTTGGCCAATCTCCTGAGTGAGGCTGAACGGGCCAAGGTGGGCCATAACGACATGACACATCCTCATATGGTCACAGGTGATAAGACAAGATGCCAGAAGCTACATACACTCAGGAGAAGCCAGGGTGTGTCTCACCATGGAGTTCACGCAACATCATCAAGGTGGACTGCACATTTACTTAGCACTGGGCACGAAAGGCcctctgtcttagtctgtttgaaTTGCTATAACAAATACggcagactgggtagcttataaacaacagagacctctctcacaattctggagactggaagtccaagatcatgacGCTGCCATGGTCGTGTTCTGATGGAGGCCCTCACTGGTTGGTAGCCAGTGCCTCCTCACTCTGTCCTCACGTGGCGGAAGGGGCTAGGgggctctctggagcctcttttataaggcatCAATCCCATGCCTTAAGCACCTCAAAGTCCCCACtccctaataccatcacctttgggggtcaagattcaacatatgaatttggggggacacattcagaccatagcacatcCCACGGAGATGTCCTTGCAGACTGCCCTGACACATCCCTCACATCAGAAATCAGACCATCCCCAGAGCTTCAGCATTTAGAAAAAGAAGCTGATGCCTTCCCATTTTCTCAGAGACTACCCCCCCGCCCCGGGGGAGGGGGGTCTAAAGTGCTGAGAGGCTCTGCCCTGAGGTGGGGATGAgggtagaggggtgggaggggagctgCCTAGGGTGGAAACAGCTCAGACTCCAGAGTGAGAGAGAACTGGGTCAAATGCTGGGTCCACCACTTACAAACTGTGTCCCTtgggtcagttgcttcatttttctgtgcctcagtttcctcatctgtacagtggggATGAGGCACCTACTTCATGGGCTTGTGTGAGCATTAAGTAGGTGAGGTGTGTAAAGTGCATGGCACGTGGTAGGCACTCAGTTTCTGGCGGATAATGTATGTTTCCAAACCTGAGCCcttatcctcctcctcctcctcctggacgTAGGGGGAGGGGACGTAAGGAACTGGAGCTACCTTTGTCGAGGGGGAAGCTGAGGGCCGAGAAGATGAGCTTCttgccgccccccaccccccagacatCTTTGAGACTAAGTCCCACTCATCTAAGAATTCATTTTGATCTTGATCCCTATAACATTGTGTTAATAATTTCCATTCTTTCTTAGGCATCCTTCCCTCTAGTCCCACTTCTGAGACCCAGTCTCC
Coding sequences within:
- the LOC133093719 gene encoding LOW QUALITY PROTEIN: calcium homeostasis modulator protein 1-like (The sequence of the model RefSeq protein was modified relative to this genomic sequence to represent the inferred CDS: inserted 1 base in 1 codon), translated to MDKFRMIFQFLQSNQEPFMNGICSIMALXSAQMYSAFDFNCPCLPGCNVAYSAGILLAPPLVPFLLGLVMNNNVSMPAEEWKQPPGRRAKDPAVLRYTFCSMAQRALIAPVVWVAVTLLDGKCFPCAFCTAVPVTMLGNGSLAPCLPPPELARLLARVPCPEVCDGDWLLAHEVAVRYLRCISQALGWSFVLLTTLLAFVVRSVRPCFTQATFLKSKYWSHYIDIEHKLFDETCTEHAKAFAKVCIQQFFKAMIHDLELGHGHGALAAVPAGSAAPTATDGANEKREKLRGITDQGTTNRLLTRWYECKPPLRLSQEEPLVGNGWAGGGSWPSRKEVATYFSKV